The Candidatus Poribacteria bacterium genome includes a region encoding these proteins:
- the acs gene encoding acetate--CoA ligase: MANNVFSPVETAYPIDNAHVNSLEAYQTQYAESIQDPEAFWATVAERLTWYQKWDTVRDYDFVDGEIKWFEGGILNACYNCLDRHVEAGHGDATAIIWEGNDPSEDKTFSFNALLAEVKKFANVLKSQGVEKGDRVCIYLQMVPELAIAMLACARIGAVHSIVFGAFSAESLRDRINDSACKMLITQDTAMRGPRSDIPMKANADAAVAECPSIEKVVVVERTGDAVDFDASRDIWWHAAMADADAECEPTVMNAEDPLFILYTSGSTGKPKGVLHTTGGYLVYTSYTHQQVFDYHEGDVYWCTADIGWITGHSYIIYGPLANRAISIMFEGVPNYPDFGRFWQVVEKHQINIFYTAPTALRALMKEGDTWVEKYDRSTLRLLGTVGEPIKEPEWLWYYNIVGAERCPIVDTWWQTETGGILMTPLPAATPLKPGSATFPFFGIEPVILDEEGNEVEGNPATGYLCIKTAWPGIMRTVYGDHERFVDVYFSRFPGYYMTGDGVLRDEDGYYWITGRVDDVLNVSGHRLGTAEVEGAIGQHAAVAEAAVVGYPHDIKGQGIYAYVTLMTGESASDDVETGIKQAVRQHIGPIATPDKIQFTPALPKTRSGKIMRRILRKIAEGDISDLGDTSTLADPTVVDALVEGRQ, encoded by the coding sequence ATGGCTAATAATGTTTTTTCACCGGTGGAAACTGCATACCCGATTGATAACGCACATGTCAACAGTTTAGAAGCGTATCAGACACAATATGCTGAATCAATACAAGACCCGGAAGCATTCTGGGCAACGGTTGCGGAACGGTTGACGTGGTATCAGAAATGGGATACGGTTCGCGATTATGACTTTGTTGACGGTGAGATTAAATGGTTTGAAGGTGGGATACTGAACGCTTGTTATAACTGCCTTGACCGACATGTAGAAGCAGGCCACGGTGATGCAACCGCGATTATCTGGGAGGGAAATGACCCGTCTGAAGATAAGACGTTTAGTTTCAATGCGCTTCTCGCCGAGGTTAAAAAGTTTGCTAATGTCCTGAAGTCACAAGGCGTTGAAAAAGGGGATCGCGTCTGTATCTATCTACAGATGGTACCAGAGTTGGCGATTGCGATGTTGGCGTGTGCGCGGATCGGCGCTGTCCACTCCATCGTTTTCGGCGCATTTTCAGCGGAATCTCTCCGAGATAGGATCAACGACTCAGCATGTAAAATGCTCATCACGCAAGACACGGCAATGCGGGGTCCGCGTAGCGATATTCCGATGAAGGCGAATGCAGATGCAGCCGTAGCGGAATGCCCGTCTATTGAGAAAGTTGTCGTCGTGGAACGCACCGGCGACGCAGTGGATTTTGATGCCTCGCGCGATATCTGGTGGCATGCAGCGATGGCAGATGCCGACGCAGAATGCGAACCTACAGTGATGAACGCTGAAGATCCGCTCTTTATCCTATATACCTCCGGTTCAACAGGAAAACCGAAAGGTGTTTTACATACAACAGGCGGCTATCTCGTTTATACATCTTACACGCATCAACAAGTCTTCGATTATCACGAAGGCGATGTCTACTGGTGTACCGCCGACATCGGTTGGATTACGGGACATTCTTACATTATCTACGGTCCCCTTGCAAACCGTGCGATTAGCATCATGTTTGAAGGTGTACCGAACTATCCGGACTTCGGACGTTTTTGGCAAGTCGTCGAAAAGCATCAGATTAATATTTTCTACACCGCTCCGACAGCACTGCGAGCGTTGATGAAGGAAGGCGATACATGGGTCGAGAAGTATGATAGATCCACACTCAGGTTACTCGGTACGGTGGGTGAACCGATTAAAGAACCGGAATGGCTGTGGTATTACAATATCGTCGGCGCGGAACGGTGCCCGATTGTGGATACATGGTGGCAAACCGAGACCGGTGGTATTCTGATGACACCCCTGCCCGCTGCAACGCCGTTGAAACCGGGTTCGGCAACGTTCCCGTTCTTTGGGATTGAACCGGTGATATTAGATGAAGAAGGAAACGAGGTTGAAGGCAACCCAGCGACAGGTTATCTGTGTATTAAAACAGCGTGGCCCGGTATCATGCGCACCGTTTACGGCGACCACGAACGTTTTGTTGATGTCTATTTTAGTAGGTTCCCCGGCTACTATATGACGGGCGATGGCGTGCTACGCGATGAAGATGGTTACTACTGGATTACGGGTCGCGTGGACGATGTCCTGAACGTTTCTGGACACCGTTTAGGGACAGCAGAGGTTGAAGGCGCAATCGGTCAACACGCTGCGGTGGCAGAGGCAGCGGTCGTCGGTTACCCACACGACATTAAGGGACAAGGTATCTACGCGTATGTAACCCTCATGACAGGTGAATCCGCATCTGACGATGTAGAAACAGGCATCAAACAAGCAGTTAGACAACATATCGGACCGATCGCCACACCCGATAAGATTCAGTTTACGCCTGCGCTGCCAAAGACAAGATCCGGCAAGATTATGCGGCGCATTCTCCGCAAAATCGCGGAAGGCGACATCTCTGATCTCGGTGATACTTCAACGCTTGCCGACCCAACGGTTGTTGACGCATTGGTTGAAGGGAGACAGTAG
- a CDS encoding tetratricopeptide repeat protein, with protein sequence MKQSRKFLMSLLAFVMLLSCARVPQQSTDNSFKSGLAKHNDGDYTGAVEDYTDAITMNPEDASAYKDRAKARCKLADAEFARGNVEKARDLYHAGVADYDKSIKLKKSADADASTTDLASEEGRASTVRVMRWNGTLSGFFYGSGFFVDIDKIATNIHVVASPGPVFVKLTDREVIWRVETVTMFDVENDLVILKISGEGPPLPLENSDTVEIGESIIAVGYPGRKYKVMAGTIHSTKDGGNLLVTTADSSSGSSGGPVLNSKNQVIGVHARSDNSYSFEIPSNILKGLLAVSERTEPLVEWRQRKRIRAYVYFKKGQNRSNAADYDTAITEFNRAIQLNPAYARAYFKRGFAKSKIGDSAGAIDDYTHAIKFNPKYTAAYYNRANGKRDYALYEAAIKDYTVAIGLTPKYDKGYHNRGRVKYLRGKSEADKGNRAEAVLHYRAAIDDYTEAINLNSAHVLAYYNRGDARKLLGQHEAAKKDFEKAKELERAAKK encoded by the coding sequence CTGCTCTCATGTGCGCGGGTACCACAGCAAAGTACCGACAACTCCTTTAAGAGCGGTCTCGCGAAGCATAATGATGGCGACTATACGGGTGCAGTAGAGGATTATACGGACGCAATCACAATGAATCCTGAGGATGCATCCGCTTATAAAGATCGGGCAAAAGCGAGGTGTAAACTTGCGGATGCCGAATTCGCGCGTGGGAATGTGGAGAAAGCCCGAGACCTTTATCACGCCGGTGTAGCCGACTATGATAAATCCATCAAACTGAAAAAGTCAGCGGATGCTGATGCATCAACAACGGACTTAGCATCTGAAGAAGGGAGAGCGTCCACGGTGCGAGTGATGCGTTGGAATGGAACCTTAAGTGGCTTTTTTTATGGTAGTGGCTTCTTTGTGGACATAGACAAGATTGCAACGAATATCCATGTGGTTGCCAGTCCTGGTCCCGTTTTCGTCAAGTTAACTGATAGGGAGGTAATTTGGCGCGTCGAAACGGTTACTATGTTTGATGTGGAAAACGATCTTGTTATTCTAAAAATAAGCGGTGAGGGGCCACCACTGCCGCTTGAAAACAGCGATACAGTCGAAATCGGCGAGTCTATTATTGCTGTCGGGTATCCTGGCAGAAAATACAAGGTTATGGCAGGCACTATACACAGTACCAAGGATGGAGGTAATTTGCTTGTGACAACAGCCGATTCTTCTTCGGGAAGCAGTGGCGGGCCTGTGCTAAACAGTAAAAATCAAGTTATTGGCGTGCATGCAAGGAGTGACAACTCCTACAGTTTCGAGATTCCATCAAATATACTCAAGGGGTTACTCGCTGTGTCGGAACGAACGGAACCGTTGGTGGAGTGGCGGCAGCGAAAACGGATCCGTGCCTATGTTTACTTCAAGAAAGGGCAAAATAGATCTAATGCTGCGGATTACGACACAGCGATAACAGAATTCAACAGAGCGATTCAACTCAACCCTGCGTATGCCCGCGCCTACTTTAAGCGTGGGTTCGCGAAATCTAAGATCGGTGACTCTGCCGGTGCTATAGATGACTATACCCACGCAATCAAATTTAACCCGAAATATACCGCTGCTTATTATAATCGTGCGAATGGAAAACGTGACTACGCTTTATATGAAGCAGCGATTAAAGATTACACCGTAGCCATAGGGTTAACCCCAAAGTATGACAAAGGATACCACAATCGCGGACGGGTGAAGTATCTTCGCGGAAAATCTGAGGCGGATAAAGGGAATAGGGCGGAAGCCGTACTGCACTATCGAGCAGCAATTGACGATTACACCGAAGCTATCAACCTTAATTCCGCGCATGTCCTTGCCTATTATAACCGTGGGGATGCCAGAAAATTACTCGGACAGCATGAGGCTGCGAAAAAGGACTTTGAGAAGGCTAAGGAATTAGAGAGAGCTGCCAAAAAATAA